One part of the Mytilus trossulus isolate FHL-02 chromosome 11, PNRI_Mtr1.1.1.hap1, whole genome shotgun sequence genome encodes these proteins:
- the LOC134689570 gene encoding P2X purinoceptor 7-like, translated as MVMRIYHRQPSIILDIIDARDAGNGSPEIPPNREVPSWCKCSFCREMTNEIEKVCCKQTPVNCHSQLREFNTVVLDELVLEVARRMREDLMIDPHDDNYNRGNRHVAYRQYVLWIHGYLGAGNRRVIPSCVVWKIREKYPDPVGQYVGFEPGRLG; from the exons ATGGTAATGAGGATTTATCATCGGCAACCATCCATTATTTTGGACATTATTGATGCAAGGGACGCTGGAAATGGCAGTCCAGAAATACCACCAAACAGAGAGGTTCCGTCATGGTGCAAATGTAGTTTTTGCCgagaaatgacaaatgaaattgaaaaagtgTGCTGCAAGCAGACACCAGTCAACTGTCACTCCCAACTAAGG GAGTTTAACACCGTGGTGTTAGATGAGCTGGTCCTGGAGGTTGCCAGGCGAATGAGGGAGGACCTGATGATTGATCCTCATGATGATAATTACAACAGAGGGAATAGGCATGTTGCATATAGGCAGTATGTCCTATGGATCCATGGTTACCTTGGAGCAGGAAACAGGCGGGTTATACCAAGCTGTGTTGTTTGGAAAATAAGGGAGAAATACCCTGATCCAGTTGGCCAATATGTTGGATTTGAACCTGGTCGActtggctaa